One window of the Mycobacterium xenopi genome contains the following:
- a CDS encoding flavin-containing monooxygenase has translation MRFVIIGAGMAGILAAIKLREAGFSDVTVYEKADRLGGTWRENTYPGIACDVPAHLYSYTFAPNPEWSHMFAPGAEILAYFENVARRHGIDRLICYGAEVRRLQHDGNRWRIETSAGKRDEAEVVIAATGVLHHPRYPDIDGLDEFAGELFHSARWDHDVPLAGARLGVVGTGSSAVQIVGAIVDRVGQLHLFQRTPQWILPVDNPLIAEVDRSRYRENPSALVALRDELNTNFVQNFANAVVDADSPQLKLLEKMCHANLEDNVRDPVLREKLRPDYRVGCKRLVVSANFYAAIQRPNAHLITERIDRVEPAGVRTKDGVLHRLDVLVLATGFRVDRFLRPIEVLGRGGVSLDDVWAQRPVAYLSVSVPDFPNLFMLNGPNGPVGNFSLIDAAEAQIGYLMQLIELLRGGAASQISASHQATARFEAERVKAAQKTVWVTGCRSWYLDDRGVPAAWPWSFSRFREVMQRPALVDYEIV, from the coding sequence ATGCGATTCGTCATCATCGGAGCCGGCATGGCCGGGATCCTGGCCGCGATCAAGCTGCGCGAGGCCGGGTTCAGCGATGTCACGGTGTATGAAAAGGCCGATCGGCTCGGCGGGACCTGGCGGGAGAACACCTATCCTGGGATCGCGTGCGACGTGCCGGCCCACCTGTACAGCTACACGTTCGCCCCCAACCCGGAATGGAGCCACATGTTCGCGCCGGGCGCTGAGATTCTCGCCTACTTCGAGAACGTCGCCCGTCGTCACGGCATCGACAGGCTGATCTGTTACGGCGCTGAGGTGCGCCGATTACAACACGACGGAAACCGTTGGCGCATCGAGACTTCCGCCGGCAAGCGAGATGAGGCCGAGGTCGTCATCGCCGCCACGGGTGTGCTGCATCACCCGCGCTACCCGGACATCGACGGGCTCGACGAATTCGCCGGCGAGCTGTTCCACAGCGCCCGTTGGGATCACGACGTGCCGTTGGCGGGTGCCCGCCTCGGGGTGGTCGGCACCGGATCGTCGGCCGTACAAATCGTCGGCGCCATCGTCGACAGGGTCGGACAGCTGCACCTGTTCCAGCGCACTCCACAGTGGATCCTGCCGGTAGACAACCCGCTCATCGCTGAGGTGGACCGGAGCCGCTATCGCGAAAATCCCTCGGCACTAGTTGCATTGCGAGACGAGTTGAACACCAACTTTGTGCAGAACTTCGCCAACGCCGTCGTTGACGCGGATTCGCCGCAACTGAAACTGCTGGAGAAGATGTGCCACGCCAACCTCGAGGACAATGTGAGAGACCCTGTGTTGCGCGAGAAGCTGCGGCCTGATTATCGCGTCGGATGCAAGCGGCTGGTCGTCTCCGCGAACTTTTATGCCGCCATTCAACGGCCCAACGCTCACTTGATCACCGAGCGCATCGACCGCGTCGAGCCCGCGGGGGTGCGCACCAAAGACGGTGTTCTGCACCGGCTTGACGTGCTGGTGTTGGCCACCGGGTTCCGGGTGGACCGCTTCCTGCGGCCGATTGAGGTGCTTGGCCGCGGCGGCGTGAGCCTCGACGATGTGTGGGCGCAGCGTCCGGTCGCATACCTGTCGGTGTCGGTGCCCGACTTTCCCAATCTGTTCATGCTTAACGGGCCCAACGGGCCTGTCGGAAACTTCTCGCTGATCGACGCGGCGGAGGCCCAGATCGGTTATCTCATGCAGCTCATCGAGCTCCTGCGCGGCGGTGCGGCCAGTCAGATCAGCGCCAGCCACCAGGCCACGGCCCGCTTCGAGGCTGAGCGGGTAAAGGCCGCCCAGAAGACGGTGTGGGTGACCGGCTGCCGCAGCTGGTACCTCGACGACCGCGGCGTACCCGCCGCCTGGCCATGGAGTTTCAGTCGCTTCCGGGAAGTCATGCAGCGACCCGCTCTCGTCGACTACGAAATCGTGTAG
- a CDS encoding TetR/AcrR family transcriptional regulator, whose product MSTTTRRHRAVSEEDKSARRDQILMAAKKVFARKGFHATTIADVAKESGLAYGSIYWYFDSKDELFHALMAVEEQALRAHVSAAVAAGRDDDDEASFRTAVQATLEFFEADKACVKLLFRDAYALGDRFEKHLGGIYERFIDDIETFIVAGQERGEVVAAPPRMVAYTLAALIGQLAHRRLSTGDGVTAAQVADFVASLVLHGLRPRES is encoded by the coding sequence ATGAGCACTACCACGCGCCGCCACCGTGCGGTCAGCGAGGAGGACAAGTCGGCGCGGCGCGATCAGATTTTGATGGCGGCTAAGAAAGTGTTCGCCCGCAAGGGTTTTCACGCCACGACCATCGCCGACGTCGCCAAAGAATCCGGGCTGGCTTACGGGTCGATCTACTGGTATTTCGACTCCAAGGATGAGTTATTCCACGCGTTGATGGCCGTCGAGGAGCAAGCATTGCGCGCTCACGTTTCAGCGGCTGTCGCTGCGGGCCGCGATGACGACGACGAGGCGTCATTTCGCACCGCGGTGCAAGCGACGTTGGAATTTTTCGAAGCCGACAAGGCATGCGTGAAACTACTGTTCCGCGACGCCTACGCGCTGGGCGACCGGTTCGAAAAGCACCTCGGCGGCATCTACGAGCGGTTCATCGACGACATCGAAACCTTCATCGTCGCCGGCCAGGAGCGCGGCGAGGTGGTGGCCGCCCCGCCCCGGATGGTCGCCTATACGCTGGCGGCGCTGATTGGCCAGCTGGCACACCGGCGGCTGTCCACCGGTGACGGCGTAACCGCGGCACAAGTCGCCGATTTCGTCGCCTCGCTGGTGCTTCACGGGCTGCGACCCAGGGAGAGCTGA
- a CDS encoding PaaI family thioesterase, with amino-acid sequence MAEPLTDEQQDRHRQAVREFMPSTPFLAGLDIVFERYEPDAVTIRLPYRADLTNDGVYFHGGVIASLMDTTGAAAAWSNHDFAKGMRASTVAMSIQYVGTAKKSDLLCHARTVRRRKELVFTEITATDTNGDAVAHAVQTYRIV; translated from the coding sequence ATGGCCGAACCGTTGACCGACGAACAGCAAGACAGGCACCGGCAGGCGGTGCGGGAGTTCATGCCGTCCACCCCTTTTCTGGCTGGCCTTGACATCGTCTTCGAACGTTACGAACCCGACGCCGTCACCATCCGGTTGCCCTACCGTGCGGACTTGACCAACGACGGCGTCTACTTTCACGGCGGGGTCATCGCGTCTTTGATGGACACCACTGGAGCCGCGGCCGCATGGTCTAACCACGATTTCGCCAAGGGCATGCGCGCGTCGACGGTAGCGATGAGCATCCAATATGTGGGCACCGCCAAAAAGTCTGACCTGCTGTGCCATGCCCGCACTGTGCGGCGACGCAAGGAACTCGTCTTCACCGAGATCACCGCCACCGACACCAATGGCGACGCGGTCGCACATGCGGTGCAGACCTACCGCATCGTCTGA